A window of Proteus columbae contains these coding sequences:
- the ydiJ gene encoding D-2-hydroxyglutarate dehydrogenase YdiJ, whose protein sequence is MIPRISQAPQVSELTTEFLDTLRKNGFTGDVSSSYADRLTMATDNSIYQLLPQAVVFPRSTADVTIIARLVDEPRFHSLSLTPRGGGTGTNGQALTDGIVVDLSRYMKRIIEINPEERWVKVEAGVIKDELNLFLKPYGFFFAPELSTSNRATLGGMINTDASGQGSMVYGKTSDHVLGVRAVLLGGELLETRAMDTALAENIAQESSAIGKVYRTVLSRCKEQRKLILEKFPKLNRFLTGYDLRHVFSDDMKRFDLTRILTGSEGTLAFITEATLDITPIPKQRSLVNVKYDSFDSALRNAPFLVKANALSVETVDSKVLNLAREDIVWHSVKELITDIPDKDMQGLNIVEFAGDDENLIASQVASLCQRLDLLMKEGQGGVIGYQVCEDLADINRIYAMRKKAVGLLGNAKGQAKPIPFVEDTCVPPEHLADYITEFRALLDSHQLNYGMFGHVDAGVLHVRPALDMCDPQQELLMKSISDDIVMLTAKYGGLLWGEHGKGFRAQYSPEFFGETLYHELRQIKTVFDPRNRLNPGKICPPLEVDEPMKQVDTIKRGTFDRTIPLSVRQDFKGALDCNGNGLCFNFDAKSPMCPSMKISGQRIHSPKGRAALVREWLRLLTEQGVSPKQLESSLENNKPSLRGLIEKTRNTWKAKRGEYDFSHEVKAAMNGCLACKACSTQCPIKIDVPSFRSKFTELYHQRYLRPLKDHIVANVELTTPIMAKAPGFFNFFMKQPLVQSLSKHAIGMVDLPLLSSPTLKQQLAGHKALDMTLEDLERLSEKQRSHHVLVVQDPFTSYYDAKVVADFIKLIEKIGFKPVLLPFSPNGKAQHIKGFLQQFSKTAQKTSTMLNRVAKLGIPMVGVDPALVLCYRDEYREILGDKRGDFNVQLVHEWLSKLVSEPIAVRDDAEKWYLFGHCTEVTALPQSMKQWQVIFQRYGQQLEFVSTGCCGMAGTYGHELNNYENSLGIYQLSWGNALKTLPTMRCLSTGYSCRSQVKRIDNIELKHPLQALLEIMP, encoded by the coding sequence GACTCACTATGGCAACAGATAATAGTATTTACCAGTTATTGCCACAGGCGGTTGTTTTTCCTCGCTCAACAGCCGATGTAACTATTATTGCTCGCTTAGTTGATGAGCCTCGATTTCATTCTCTTTCTCTGACTCCAAGAGGAGGAGGAACAGGGACTAATGGACAGGCTTTAACAGATGGCATTGTTGTTGATTTATCTCGCTATATGAAACGTATTATCGAGATAAACCCAGAAGAACGTTGGGTAAAAGTGGAAGCTGGTGTCATTAAAGATGAATTAAACCTCTTTTTAAAACCGTATGGCTTCTTTTTTGCACCTGAGCTATCTACCAGTAACCGCGCCACATTAGGCGGAATGATAAATACTGATGCATCAGGGCAAGGTTCAATGGTTTATGGTAAAACCTCTGATCACGTTCTCGGTGTTAGAGCGGTTTTATTAGGTGGTGAACTGCTTGAAACGCGGGCTATGGATACCGCGTTAGCAGAAAATATTGCCCAAGAGAGCTCTGCAATCGGTAAAGTTTATCGTACTGTTTTATCTCGTTGCAAAGAGCAGCGAAAGCTTATTCTTGAAAAATTTCCTAAATTAAATCGCTTTTTAACTGGGTATGATTTACGTCATGTCTTTAGTGATGACATGAAAAGATTTGATTTAACACGAATTTTAACAGGCTCAGAAGGAACACTTGCGTTTATTACTGAGGCAACGCTGGATATCACGCCAATTCCTAAACAGCGCAGTCTAGTCAATGTAAAATACGATTCTTTTGACTCAGCATTACGTAATGCACCTTTCTTAGTTAAAGCGAATGCACTTTCTGTTGAAACTGTTGATTCCAAAGTATTAAATCTCGCTCGTGAAGATATTGTGTGGCACTCCGTTAAAGAGTTGATCACTGATATCCCTGATAAAGATATGCAAGGCCTTAATATTGTTGAATTTGCGGGTGATGATGAAAATCTTATCGCTTCACAAGTCGCATCATTATGCCAACGCTTAGATTTATTAATGAAAGAAGGTCAGGGTGGTGTTATCGGTTATCAAGTCTGTGAAGATCTGGCAGATATAAACCGTATTTATGCCATGCGTAAAAAAGCGGTTGGTTTATTAGGTAATGCAAAAGGGCAAGCAAAGCCAATTCCTTTTGTAGAAGATACCTGTGTGCCACCAGAGCATCTTGCTGATTATATTACAGAATTTAGAGCATTACTTGATAGCCATCAGCTCAATTATGGCATGTTTGGACATGTTGACGCAGGCGTATTGCACGTAAGACCTGCGCTTGATATGTGTGATCCACAACAAGAATTATTGATGAAATCCATCTCAGATGACATTGTCATGTTAACAGCCAAATATGGTGGGTTACTCTGGGGTGAACATGGAAAAGGCTTTAGAGCGCAATACAGCCCCGAATTTTTCGGTGAAACGCTCTATCATGAACTGCGTCAAATCAAAACGGTGTTCGATCCTCGAAATAGACTGAATCCTGGGAAAATATGCCCTCCATTAGAGGTCGATGAACCTATGAAGCAGGTTGATACTATCAAACGAGGTACTTTTGATCGCACAATTCCTTTATCTGTGCGTCAAGATTTCAAAGGTGCATTAGATTGTAATGGTAATGGACTTTGCTTTAACTTTGATGCCAAAAGCCCCATGTGTCCTTCAATGAAAATCAGCGGACAACGCATCCATTCACCCAAAGGACGAGCTGCACTTGTAAGAGAGTGGCTACGCTTATTAACAGAGCAAGGCGTTAGCCCAAAACAACTTGAATCTAGCCTTGAAAATAATAAACCTAGCTTAAGAGGTTTAATTGAGAAAACACGTAATACTTGGAAAGCCAAACGTGGCGAATATGACTTTTCTCATGAAGTTAAAGCAGCAATGAACGGTTGTTTGGCTTGTAAAGCTTGTTCAACGCAATGTCCGATTAAAATTGATGTGCCATCGTTTCGTTCTAAGTTTACTGAGCTTTATCACCAGCGCTATTTACGTCCGTTAAAAGATCATATTGTCGCTAATGTTGAGTTAACTACGCCGATTATGGCAAAAGCACCGGGATTCTTTAACTTTTTTATGAAACAACCGTTGGTGCAATCGTTAAGTAAACACGCTATTGGTATGGTCGATTTACCTTTATTGTCATCACCGACATTAAAACAGCAATTGGCTGGGCATAAAGCGTTAGATATGACGTTAGAAGACTTAGAGCGGTTATCTGAAAAGCAACGTAGTCATCATGTGCTGGTGGTTCAAGATCCTTTCACCAGTTATTACGATGCGAAAGTCGTCGCTGATTTTATCAAACTGATTGAAAAAATTGGATTTAAGCCTGTTTTATTGCCATTCTCACCTAACGGTAAAGCACAGCATATTAAAGGTTTTTTACAGCAATTTAGTAAAACGGCGCAAAAAACCTCAACCATGCTTAATCGTGTTGCAAAATTAGGTATCCCTATGGTGGGAGTCGATCCTGCATTAGTGCTTTGTTATCGTGATGAATATCGTGAAATACTGGGTGATAAACGTGGGGATTTTAATGTTCAACTTGTTCATGAATGGCTAAGTAAATTGGTATCTGAGCCAATAGCAGTTCGCGATGATGCTGAAAAATGGTATCTTTTTGGGCACTGTACAGAAGTGACGGCACTACCACAAAGTATGAAACAGTGGCAGGTTATTTTCCAACGTTATGGGCAGCAACTCGAATTTGTGAGCACTGGATGTTGTGGAATGGCAGGTACTTATGGACATGAACTAAATAATTATGAAAACTCGTTGGGCATTTATCAACTCTCATGGGGTAATGCATTAAAAACGTTACCAACAATGCGTTGTTTAAGCACCGGTTACTCTTGTCGTAGTCAAGTGAAACGTATTGATAATATTGAGCTAAAACACCCACTACAGGCACTTTTGGAGATTATGCCATGA
- the menI gene encoding 1,4-dihydroxy-2-naphthoyl-CoA hydrolase, whose product MIWKRETTLEHLNHIGQNNMMSHLGIELTCLGDDYLEGTMPVDHRTKQPLGLLHGGASVVLAETLGSVAGYLCTEGEQKIVGLEINANHIRSARDGKVRGVCKPIHLGRSHQVWSIEIFDDEGRQVCISRLTTSVIS is encoded by the coding sequence ATGATATGGAAACGTGAAACGACACTTGAGCATCTTAATCATATTGGGCAAAATAATATGATGAGTCATCTAGGTATTGAATTGACCTGCCTTGGTGATGATTATCTTGAAGGAACAATGCCGGTTGATCATCGTACTAAGCAGCCTTTGGGGCTTTTGCATGGTGGTGCTTCTGTTGTTTTAGCTGAAACATTGGGCTCTGTTGCGGGTTATCTTTGTACTGAAGGCGAACAGAAAATTGTGGGTTTAGAAATTAACGCTAACCACATTCGTTCTGCTAGAGACGGTAAGGTAAGAGGTGTATGCAAACCTATTCATTTAGGGCGCTCACACCAAGTTTGGTCAATAGAAATATTTGATGATGAAGGTCGTCAAGTGTGTATTTCTAGATTAACAACATCTGTTATTTCTTAA
- the sufA gene encoding Fe-S cluster assembly scaffold SufA has translation MTNNVETFSLNDTAWQGIVLTDNAAKHICHLVEKNPEKQGLSLSIKPSGCTGYGYVIELATAPNDDDLVYEHNGAKLFVSLKAMPFIDGLVVDYVREGLNQMFKFNNPKAQNVCGCGESFGV, from the coding sequence ATGACAAACAACGTTGAAACTTTTTCTCTTAATGACACAGCTTGGCAAGGCATTGTATTAACGGATAATGCAGCAAAGCATATCTGCCATTTAGTTGAGAAAAACCCAGAAAAACAAGGGCTTTCCTTAAGTATTAAACCCTCTGGTTGTACAGGGTATGGTTATGTTATTGAACTCGCTACTGCCCCAAATGATGATGATCTTGTTTATGAACATAATGGAGCAAAACTCTTTGTCTCATTAAAAGCAATGCCATTTATCGATGGGTTGGTTGTTGATTATGTTCGTGAAGGACTTAATCAAATGTTTAAATTTAATAATCCTAAAGCTCAAAACGTCTGCGGATGTGGTGAGAGCTTCGGGGTATAA
- the sufB gene encoding Fe-S cluster assembly protein SufB: MSQSNVEIGDEVQGWLSDHHYKEGFYTDISTDTLEKGLNEAVVRAISAKRNEPEWMLEFRLDAYRHWLEMEEPHWLKADYPSLNYQDYSYYSAPSCSSCCANGSCAGGSNEAVMSDKQATQDYLTKEVEDAFNQLGVPVREGQAVAVDAIFDSVSVSTTYREELAEHGIIFCSFSEAIQEYPDLVRQYLGTVVSSHDNYFAALNAAVASDGTFVYIPKGVRCPMELSTYFRINAAQTGQFERTILVADEGSYVSYIEGCSAPVRDSYQLHAAVVEVIIHKDAEVKYSTVQNWFSGGDSEGGILNFVTKRAICEGENAKMSWTQSETGSAITWKYPSVILKGDNSSAEFFSVALTNGNQQADTGTKMIHIGKNTKSTIISKGISAGKSQNSYRGLVKVLPSAQNARNFTQCDSMLIGTQCGAHTFPYVEVMNNSAQLEHEATTSRIGEDQLFYCRQRGLSEDDAISMIVNGFCKDVFSELPLEFAVEAQKLLAISLEHSVG, translated from the coding sequence ATGTCTCAGAGCAATGTTGAAATTGGTGATGAAGTTCAGGGATGGCTAAGCGATCACCACTATAAAGAAGGTTTTTATACCGATATCTCAACCGATACCTTAGAAAAAGGATTAAACGAAGCGGTTGTACGTGCAATATCGGCAAAAAGAAACGAACCAGAGTGGATGCTGGAATTTCGTTTAGATGCTTATCGCCATTGGTTAGAAATGGAAGAGCCTCATTGGCTAAAAGCAGATTATCCATCGCTTAATTATCAAGATTATAGCTATTATTCAGCGCCATCTTGTAGTTCATGTTGTGCTAATGGCAGTTGTGCTGGTGGCTCGAATGAAGCTGTTATGAGTGATAAACAAGCCACGCAAGATTATTTAACCAAAGAAGTTGAAGATGCTTTTAACCAACTCGGTGTACCTGTAAGAGAAGGGCAAGCCGTTGCTGTTGATGCTATTTTTGATTCTGTTTCCGTTTCAACAACATATCGTGAAGAGCTTGCTGAACATGGCATTATTTTCTGTTCATTTAGCGAAGCTATTCAAGAATATCCTGATTTAGTGCGCCAATATTTAGGCACCGTTGTATCAAGCCATGATAACTACTTTGCTGCATTAAACGCTGCGGTCGCATCTGATGGTACTTTTGTCTATATTCCAAAAGGGGTTCGTTGCCCAATGGAATTATCGACTTATTTTCGTATTAATGCGGCTCAAACAGGTCAATTTGAACGAACTATTTTGGTTGCTGATGAAGGTAGTTACGTCAGTTATATCGAAGGTTGTTCAGCACCTGTTCGTGATAGCTATCAGCTTCATGCCGCTGTGGTTGAAGTTATTATCCATAAAGATGCCGAAGTAAAATACTCTACTGTGCAAAACTGGTTCTCTGGTGGCGATAGTGAAGGCGGCATTCTTAATTTTGTGACTAAACGTGCTATTTGCGAAGGCGAAAACGCCAAAATGTCATGGACGCAATCAGAAACCGGTTCTGCGATCACATGGAAATATCCAAGTGTGATTTTAAAAGGGGATAATTCAAGCGCTGAATTTTTCTCTGTTGCCTTAACCAATGGCAATCAACAAGCAGATACGGGCACTAAGATGATCCATATCGGCAAAAATACCAAATCAACCATTATCTCTAAAGGTATTTCTGCAGGTAAAAGCCAAAACAGTTACCGTGGACTCGTAAAAGTACTCCCTAGTGCGCAAAATGCCCGTAACTTTACCCAATGTGATTCCATGTTAATTGGTACGCAGTGCGGTGCGCATACTTTCCCTTATGTTGAAGTAATGAACAACTCAGCACAGCTTGAACACGAAGCGACAACGTCACGTATTGGTGAGGATCAGTTGTTCTATTGTCGTCAGCGTGGATTAAGCGAAGATGATGCAATCTCAATGATTGTAAACGGGTTTTGTAAAGATGTGTTCTCAGAATTACCGCTGGAATTTGCTGTGGAAGCACAAAAATTATTAGCAATCAGCTTAGAACATAGCGTCGGTTAA
- the sufC gene encoding Fe-S cluster assembly ATPase SufC, producing the protein MLEIKNLHVSVEGNEILKGLDLQVRAGEVHAIMGPNGSGKSTLSATLAGRDEYEVDEGSITFKNKDLLELEPEDRAGEGIFMAFQYPVEIPGVSNQFFLQSSVNAVREYRGQEPLDRFDFEDFIEDKIKLLDMPQDLLTRSVNVGFSGGEKKRNDILQMAALEPELCILDETDSGLDIDALKIVSNGVNSLRDGKRAFIVVTHYQRILDYIKPDFVHVLYQGKIIKSGDFSLAQKLEEQGYGWLIDPQ; encoded by the coding sequence ATGTTAGAGATTAAAAATTTACATGTCAGTGTTGAAGGCAACGAGATCCTAAAAGGATTAGATTTGCAGGTTCGTGCAGGTGAAGTTCACGCGATTATGGGGCCAAATGGCTCGGGTAAAAGTACCTTATCAGCAACACTTGCTGGTCGTGATGAATATGAAGTCGATGAAGGTTCAATCACCTTTAAAAATAAAGATTTATTGGAATTAGAACCAGAAGATCGCGCAGGTGAAGGCATCTTTATGGCATTTCAATATCCTGTTGAAATACCCGGTGTCAGCAATCAATTTTTCTTACAATCTTCTGTAAATGCAGTGAGAGAATATCGTGGTCAAGAGCCATTAGATCGCTTTGATTTTGAAGATTTTATTGAAGATAAAATTAAATTGCTAGATATGCCACAAGATTTGTTAACACGCTCAGTTAACGTGGGATTTTCTGGTGGTGAAAAAAAACGTAACGATATTTTGCAAATGGCTGCGTTAGAGCCTGAATTATGTATTTTAGATGAAACAGACTCAGGACTTGATATCGACGCATTAAAAATCGTTTCTAATGGTGTTAATAGCTTACGTGATGGTAAACGTGCTTTTATTGTTGTAACACATTACCAACGCATTCTTGACTATATTAAACCTGATTTTGTACATGTGCTTTATCAGGGAAAAATCATTAAATCTGGTGATTTTTCATTGGCGCAAAAATTGGAGGAACAAGGTTATGGCTGGCTTATTGACCCTCAATGA
- the sufD gene encoding Fe-S cluster assembly protein SufD has product MAGLLTLNEKREKQRQVELRNQQALKTFSTLYHQRKGDENLNARNHWLQVEKIGFPAYRHEDWHYTPLEETLSQSYQQLPPFDVQSLIAKQALSFDCYRIVMVNGSFSPTESSKDFGPYQVTLLDNQSELPKAVNGEIFLHLVESLAPHPLLITLKTGVIADKPLYILNITQGDQSAEVNSANYRFHLDVGANTQMQVVEHYISSDNENRHFTGARLTAAIGDNAFFNHIKLSFENGVSQHFAHNDLTIGRDARVNSYAFLLGAKLSRHHTSSALKGENTELSMNSVVLPKAGEIADTRTWLVHSEKNCQSRQLHKSIAMDAGKAVFNGMITVTPQALKTDGQMTNNNLLLGEKAQIDTKPQLEIYADDVKCSHGATVGRIDDEQLFYLRSRGISLSNARKMIIHAFAAELTESLENSVIKAHVLDRINQRLLEV; this is encoded by the coding sequence ATGGCTGGCTTATTGACCCTCAATGAAAAGCGTGAAAAACAGCGCCAAGTTGAACTGCGTAATCAACAAGCATTAAAAACGTTTTCAACGTTATATCATCAACGTAAAGGTGACGAAAATCTGAATGCACGTAATCACTGGTTACAAGTTGAAAAAATAGGCTTTCCCGCTTATCGTCATGAAGATTGGCACTATACGCCATTAGAAGAAACGTTAAGCCAAAGTTATCAACAATTGCCGCCTTTTGATGTGCAAAGCTTAATAGCTAAACAAGCTTTATCTTTTGATTGCTATCGTATTGTAATGGTGAATGGCTCATTCTCACCGACAGAAAGCAGTAAAGATTTTGGTCCTTATCAAGTGACGTTACTTGATAATCAAAGTGAATTACCTAAAGCGGTAAATGGTGAAATTTTCCTGCATTTAGTTGAAAGCTTAGCGCCACATCCTTTGTTGATTACCCTGAAAACGGGTGTTATTGCGGATAAACCACTTTATATCCTCAATATTACTCAAGGTGATCAAAGCGCAGAGGTAAATAGTGCAAATTATCGTTTTCACCTTGATGTTGGTGCAAATACTCAGATGCAAGTGGTAGAGCACTATATTAGCAGTGACAACGAAAACCGTCATTTTACAGGGGCAAGATTAACCGCAGCGATTGGTGATAATGCCTTTTTTAACCATATCAAATTAAGTTTTGAGAATGGCGTAAGTCAGCATTTTGCTCATAACGATCTGACAATAGGTCGTGATGCTCGTGTCAATAGTTATGCTTTCTTATTAGGCGCTAAACTTAGTCGTCATCACACGAGTTCGGCACTAAAAGGTGAAAATACAGAGCTTTCAATGAATAGCGTTGTATTACCTAAAGCAGGCGAAATAGCGGACACCCGTACATGGCTGGTTCATAGTGAGAAAAATTGCCAGAGTCGTCAACTGCATAAAAGTATTGCGATGGATGCGGGGAAAGCTGTATTTAACGGTATGATCACGGTGACACCTCAAGCCTTAAAAACAGATGGTCAAATGACTAATAATAATCTGTTGCTGGGTGAGAAAGCGCAAATCGATACTAAACCACAGCTTGAAATCTATGCTGATGATGTGAAATGTAGTCATGGAGCCACTGTGGGGCGAATTGATGATGAGCAACTATTTTATTTGCGTTCACGCGGTATTTCTTTAAGTAACGCCCGTAAAATGATCATCCATGCATTTGCGGCTGAATTAACTGAATCGCTAGAAAATAGTGTGATCAAGGCGCATGTATTAGACAGAATTAATCAGCGCTTATTAGAGGTATAA
- the sufS gene encoding cysteine desulfurase SufS: MTHSIEKARDDFPILSQQVKGKPLVYLDSAASAQKPACVIEHEKQFALTQYAAVHRGIHTLSANATTLVENVRKKASDFLGANSEDEIVFVKGTTEGINLIANVYSQRFLNDGDNIIITEMEHHANIVPWYMLAKQYGFNVRVLPLLQDGTLDLAQLPRLIDERTKLFSLTHQSNVLGTVNPIAQIIRDARQYAIDQGGELHILVDGAQSAMHQTINVSQLDCDFFVCSGHKLYGPTGIGLLYGKKAILDELPPWEGGGAMIKHVHINGDITYADAPWRFEAGTPNIMGMIGLGAALDYLSQLGMNNIAEYENSIMKYAQEQLQKVKSLTLYGNDSRQGVIAFNLGKHHAYDVGAFLDNYGIAIRTGHHCAMPIMDYYQVPAMCRASLGLYTNKNDIDALVNALLRVEMLLG; encoded by the coding sequence ATGACGCACTCCATTGAAAAAGCGCGAGATGATTTTCCAATTCTTTCACAGCAAGTGAAAGGAAAACCTCTGGTTTATCTCGACAGTGCCGCAAGTGCTCAAAAACCGGCTTGCGTCATTGAACATGAAAAACAATTTGCCTTAACACAATATGCCGCGGTTCACCGCGGCATTCATACCTTGAGTGCAAATGCGACAACCTTAGTTGAAAATGTCCGTAAAAAAGCCAGTGATTTTTTAGGTGCCAATAGCGAAGACGAGATTGTTTTTGTTAAAGGAACAACCGAAGGCATTAACTTAATTGCGAATGTTTATAGCCAACGATTTTTGAATGATGGTGACAATATCATCATCACAGAAATGGAACATCATGCAAATATTGTTCCTTGGTATATGTTGGCAAAACAGTATGGTTTTAATGTTCGTGTGTTACCGCTATTACAAGACGGCACGCTCGATTTAGCTCAATTACCTCGCTTAATCGACGAACGAACTAAATTATTCAGCCTTACGCACCAATCAAATGTATTGGGCACAGTGAATCCTATCGCTCAAATTATTCGTGATGCTCGCCAATATGCTATTGATCAAGGAGGGGAGTTACATATATTGGTTGATGGGGCGCAAAGTGCCATGCATCAAACAATTAATGTTTCACAACTTGATTGTGACTTTTTTGTTTGTAGCGGCCATAAACTTTATGGACCTACTGGCATTGGTTTGCTGTATGGTAAAAAAGCGATACTGGATGAATTACCGCCTTGGGAAGGCGGTGGCGCAATGATAAAACATGTTCATATTAATGGTGATATTACCTACGCAGATGCACCTTGGCGCTTTGAAGCGGGAACACCTAATATAATGGGAATGATTGGCTTAGGTGCTGCATTAGATTATCTTTCACAGTTAGGTATGAATAATATTGCTGAGTATGAAAATAGTATAATGAAGTATGCCCAAGAGCAGTTGCAAAAAGTAAAATCTTTAACGCTTTATGGCAATGATTCTCGACAAGGTGTGATAGCGTTTAATTTAGGTAAACACCATGCTTATGATGTTGGGGCATTTCTTGATAATTATGGTATTGCGATTCGTACAGGGCATCATTGTGCAATGCCAATTATGGATTATTACCAAGTTCCTGCAATGTGTCGTGCATCTCTTGGTTTATATACCAATAAAAATGATATCGATGCGTTGGTTAATGCGCTATTACGTGTTGAAATGTTATTAGGTTAA
- the sufE gene encoding cysteine desulfuration protein SufE encodes MAVANLPDEAKLLRNFSRCQDWEQRYLYMMELGERLPPLTDEQRTSANFIEGCQSQVWIAVALNENKQLILAGDSDAGIVKGLVALVIILFQGKTLEQALATDVKQYFSSLALESHLTPSRTQGLHAMVTTLIKRFSEYAVA; translated from the coding sequence ATGGCAGTGGCCAATTTGCCAGATGAAGCAAAATTATTACGCAATTTCTCTCGTTGTCAGGATTGGGAACAACGTTATCTCTATATGATGGAGTTGGGCGAGCGCCTTCCACCATTAACAGATGAACAACGCACTTCAGCTAATTTTATTGAGGGTTGCCAAAGTCAAGTGTGGATCGCTGTTGCTCTTAATGAGAATAAGCAACTCATTCTCGCTGGTGATAGCGATGCAGGTATTGTCAAAGGCCTTGTTGCCTTGGTAATTATCTTATTTCAGGGGAAGACGCTCGAACAAGCATTAGCCACAGATGTAAAACAGTATTTTTCATCACTAGCGCTAGAAAGCCACTTAACACCTTCTCGAACTCAAGGCTTGCATGCGATGGTCACGACACTGATTAAGCGTTTTTCAGAATACGCTGTAGCATAA
- a CDS encoding L,D-transpeptidase family protein: MNKWLTLLGVSLLGMNSHLSYATEYLLPTDGQRIIGENVSYIVPDDKRSLEAIASEYQVGLLNMMEANPGIDPLLPDAGKTLNIPLQMILPDTVHKGIVINLAELRLYYYPKEGSTVDVYPIGIGQLGRETPEMVTSISQLIKDPTWTPTANIRKNYAAKGISLPAVVPAGPENPMGAYALRLAHSRGEYLIHGTNADFGIGLRVSSGCIRLRPNDIETLFNVVPKGSRVQVINKPIKFTETADGRQFIEVHQPLSRNENDDPQTMPLTFTKQFNTWYESGKVDKNKVDAELIRRSGIPVEVTAY; this comes from the coding sequence ATGAATAAATGGTTAACCCTATTGGGAGTATCGCTGTTAGGGATGAACAGCCACTTATCTTATGCGACAGAATACCTGTTACCCACTGATGGTCAGCGTATTATCGGCGAGAATGTTTCGTATATCGTGCCGGATGATAAGCGTTCACTAGAAGCTATTGCGTCTGAATATCAAGTGGGATTGCTTAATATGATGGAAGCAAATCCTGGTATTGATCCGCTTTTACCTGATGCAGGTAAAACATTAAATATTCCATTGCAGATGATTTTGCCTGATACGGTACATAAAGGTATTGTCATCAATCTTGCCGAATTGCGTCTTTATTATTACCCGAAAGAGGGTAGCACCGTTGATGTTTATCCTATCGGCATTGGTCAATTAGGACGAGAAACGCCTGAAATGGTGACGTCCATTTCTCAGTTGATTAAAGATCCTACATGGACTCCGACAGCAAATATTCGTAAAAACTATGCAGCAAAAGGGATCTCGCTCCCTGCGGTCGTTCCTGCTGGCCCTGAAAATCCAATGGGAGCTTATGCATTAAGATTGGCTCATAGTCGTGGCGAATATTTAATTCACGGTACAAATGCAGATTTTGGTATTGGATTAAGAGTGAGTTCAGGCTGTATTCGTTTAAGACCCAATGATATTGAGACGTTATTTAACGTAGTGCCTAAAGGTAGCCGTGTTCAGGTTATCAATAAGCCGATTAAATTTACTGAAACTGCGGATGGTAGACAGTTTATTGAAGTTCATCAGCCATTATCACGTAATGAAAATGACGATCCACAAACCATGCCTCTTACATTCACGAAGCAATTTAATACTTGGTATGAAAGTGGCAAAGTCGATAAAAATAAAGTCGATGCAGAGCTTATTCGTCGTTCTGGTATTCCTGTAGAGGTTACAGCCTACTAA
- a CDS encoding Lpp/OprI family alanine-zipper lipoprotein, with translation MKAKLVLGAVILASGLLAGCSSSNNAQLDQISSDVSRLNTQVQQLSGDVQSARAEAKSAYDEAARANQRLDNQVTTYKK, from the coding sequence ATGAAAGCGAAACTTGTACTAGGTGCGGTGATTCTGGCTTCAGGCTTATTAGCGGGTTGTTCTTCTAGTAATAATGCACAATTAGATCAAATCTCTTCTGATGTAAGCCGCCTGAATACTCAAGTTCAGCAACTAAGTGGTGATGTACAATCTGCTCGCGCTGAAGCTAAATCAGCTTACGACGAAGCAGCTCGCGCAAATCAGCGTTTAGATAACCAAGTCACTACTTATAAAAAGTAA